DNA from Calypte anna isolate BGI_N300 chromosome 6, bCalAnn1_v1.p, whole genome shotgun sequence:
CCTACTGATGCTGAGCACCCCcttagaaaaaggaaagagttgATGCTAAAAATACAAAGTAGAAAAGAAACTGGTAGAAATAACCACTGCACATGAGTCCTTCTGTGGCTGCTTGGTTTGactctctcattttttctgtgctggaaacccccccccccacgtGTGGTGGTTCACAATAAATTACATCAGTCCTGAATGCTCAGCCCCTCAGCCTGGCAGTGAATCCCAGCCTGGacagggcagctgctggcagggcctCCACCATCacttgtggggttttggtggaACAATGTGCCCAGGAGAAAGCCACTGCTCAGCCCAAGCCCCTGACGGGGGCCCCTGTGGACTTTCCACCTTGTAAATATAGATTTACCACAGACAACTTAACACTATCAGCTGCAGCATCGTTGAAGGTGCTGGCCACATGTCAGGCCCACACATCAGCACCCCAGGTAATCCAGCAGCTAATGGTAACTTAGGTAACCTTGTTGTATGTAATTTATTATTAAGTGAACTCAAGCCTGGTTTAATACCCACTAAAAGGCAAACAAAAGGTATAGACTACCTGAAAGGCAGCTTCCAAAAAACTATAGAAAGGCTTACATGGCTTTTCCAGCTGGGCTCCTTGCAGATCCACATGCTGTCCAAACCCTATGCCATGCTCTCTAGGAAGCTGGCTGCCCCAGGCTGAGCAAATCTGTTGTACCCATTGAGAAAGGAGAGAGTAAGTTTCTACCAGGACCTACTTTCTACATTTTTTCCACTTCTACTGTGAATATCTAAGATCCTGctttcaactaaaaaaaaaaaaataattctgagatAATTTACTTTTGTGGAAAAAGATTATTTCCCAGTCAACACTGACTGCAAACAGGTGGCTCCTAACCTCCTCAGTGGATTGACACAGGCTTGAGACAGGGAACATTCCTGCCTGTGCCAATGCAAAAACCCAGATGGCTGAAAGATGGGGGTCAGGGAATgttgcttttcctctccagagGGGAAAGCAAATGCCTGAGCATCAGGCAGGCACTGAGAGGGATGCCCCTTTGTGCAAGAAGCTGCCAGTAGCACACACCTTCAGTCGAGCTGGTTGGTCccaggtttgcttttttcctctggcaaAACCAGAGACGAAGGCAGTGgggattttttgggttttttttttttttttttttttttggagtgatGAAGGTTGGGAGGCCAGAGTGCTGGGCTTTTCTGTAGATGTCTCATTCCCCTCAATCAGGAAGCGGTGACGCAGGTTCTGGGTTGGGTTTGAGGTTTTGGAAACCTTTTCTAAAAGTTGATCTCCTGGCCCCATCGTATTCCTGGAGCGTGAGGCCGCGGCGAGGGCTGCTGGTGAGCGGGCAGATGCCAGCCAGAATGCAGCTCCTTATCAGATGTAACGGGAGGATTTTCCTGGCTGTTTGTTTAATCCTCTTTGTGGGATACACAGCACAAGGTAAATTGGGGTGGTTGTTCTCTCTGTAATCCTCTTTCTGGGATATGCTGTGTAGGCCAAACAGGCAGCCTCAAAATTTTTCTAACTAACCTTCTTCTAGGGGTAATGAGATCTACTAAGAAAACCTGTTTTGATAACATTTGGTTTTCTGGAGggggagtggaaaaaaaaggtggtttttttgctagTAGAGAGTTTTTGCATCTCTTTCCCAGACCTGATGAGAAAAAGACTTCGGAAAATAAATTGCTGTATATGGGTATACTTTCAATCCATGCTTTTCAGTATACATTTTTTAGCTGGCCCTTTTATCGTGGTCTGGTTACATACTGTTACCCAGCTATGTAGTTACAGAGCACGAAACAGCTCCCATGTCACAACTACCATGGTCTGCTTTCTTGGcaggacaggaaaagaaattagcTGTAAGTGTGAGGACATTAAACGGCTTATTTGGTACAATGTTGCAACATTCAGCACTGAAACAACCGAAAGGAAATGTTGATTCATTATGACTTGTACCTTGTAGATGTGTTGGCTCCAAATGAGAAGAGTGTTTCAAGCATGTGAAGTGTAATTCTGTCCCCAGACCAAGGCTGTGATAGCAAGAGGCTTTCATTATGCATCTACCATTTGGAGGCTGATCTTTGAGATTCTGACATGCCTTTTCTATGTCATCTGTTTGCAAATTATTCATATGCAGTTGTTTATTTTGTGCCACTTATTTATTAAAAACCATCTTAATAATATGCTAAGAGAGGAAAATATGTATGAAAAGGAATATGTTGCAAAAGAAGTAAGAAATGATACTcgtgagattttttttctgttatggaAGAGTGTAGGAGGTAGCTGAGAATCATCTAGTACATTACAGAAATATATAGGGCAATAGAGAAGTGTAATTACAGAAAGATATTCCCAAGaaactgaggaaagaaaaaaaagtgctaaaaGGGAGCAAATGCACCAGGAGGCATCAGAACAAATTAATTACATCAGACCAAGATGAACGATGAGATGCTGCTGTTTTTATCTAGTTTGTAATtgttattttctccttttggtaCATTTTGAAGACCTGCCTTTCAGCAACAGCCCTGAGCCTGCACCAGGGTGGCACCAGAATCCAAACTGTGACTTTACATAACCCTGAGCTGTGTCTGGCAGACATCTGAACCACCTCTCCTCCAGCAATGTGCTCTGAGAGCCTGTGCAATCCTCAAACCGGCTCCCACAGCAGGCAGCTCTAGGCACACATTAAGTTTCCAGCCTCCCCACCAAAAGTCATCTCACTGAACTTAAAGGGGCTGAGCTGAGCACACGAAGCCCAAGCAGAGTTGGCTCTGACCCTCGTGGGACccaacaaagaaagagaaggtgCAGGagccagctctctgctggagTAGCTTGTCTGCAGGAGATTTTTACATACCTCTACCAGCTTCAATGAGAGCTGCAGGTGGCTGAGCCCATGAATCCCTGTGGATGGGCCATGCTCTGAGCTGGGGACAAGCCCTGCTGTGACATCAGTGTGAGGCACTGGTTTCCCATGGAGTTTCAGTTTCTAATTCCCATGGACTTCCTGGTGCCACGTGTGAGATGCATGATCCAATGCCTCTGATAGCAAATATGTCACTTAGTGTATCAGTAgccactttaaaaaaagcatttgggGTTTAGTTTTTTGCAGTTGGGCAGTCAGGGCCACACAAATTACTTTCTCCCATTCATTTAAGCTTTACTAGGTGCTCATAAAGTTAATTGGTTCTTATTAAAAACGTCCTGGCCCTGGTGAATAACACATGGATGATCTGATCAGGTGCTCCGGTGCAGAAGGCGCGGTACAAGAGAGTGAGGTGCCGACCTGATGCCTGGTCTGCTAACTGCATTGAAGAGAAGGGGCCCTGGTTTTATATGCCCACCGGTGGAGCCAACAGGATTCTTCCTCCCATGGCAGACCCATCCCTGTAAGTCCATGTGCTGTACACTTGTCATTAATGCTGACACCCAAAGATGTCCGGTCTTCCAGTTTTTTCCTGTCACAGCTTGGCTCACCCATGGGACCATGAGGCTTTGATGTGTTTACTTAGAACTTTATAAGCAACATAATAAATCTGCAATCAACTAGCTGCCACTCTGCATTTCAGGATGAAGCGATACCAGGAGCTGAGTGACACGTTCCCACTCTCGGATGAAGAGTCCGGCTCTGGGTCCAACGCCATGGCGGAAGCAGAGCCAGCCTCTGGGTCAGGCCTTGGCGATGGCTTCAGCTTCTCCAAGGAAAACCTGCCTGCCGTCCTAGCAGGCCTGCAAGGTGGTGAGCTGAAGCAGAAGCTAACAGAGGAGGATTTGTTCCTGTAGGTCTGGAAACGTTGGTGTCCTGGCGATGGGGGTGATGGGGCTGATGGGGAGGATGGCGGCCTGCCTCGCTCCTTCCCAGTGCCTGACCTCGTGTGATGGCCACAACGGGGTTTTAAACCAAGTACAAATCAATAAAAGCTTTGCCTTACGGCTTTTATTGCTTTGAAAATTGTAATTCATTCTCAGCTCACTCATGCCTTTGGCGGGCGGGGACAGCCATTCCTGTCAGAGGAAAAGGGGTTGGGGGGGGCTCAGCCTCGTCTGCGTGGCTGTCACCGTGCTCAAGGGGTATTAGATGAAAAAGTCTGATACGGTGGGAGTTCCCCGCGCTGTCACAAAACTCAGCTCGTCACTCAAAAGCCACCCGAAACTGCCTCGTCTTGTCCGAAAGGGCCCAGAAAACGCCACAACctcccggggggggggggacccGACCGCAGCTTCCTCACAGCGCCCCCCGCACTGCCTCCTCCTCACCGATAGGCGgcgccccccgccccgccgaGCCCCGTCCCGCCCAGCCCCGCGCATGCGCCATCCGCaccaccccagcccagccccgggGCGGGCACGGAGCGGGCGGCGGTGGCGGGAAAGCGGAAGGGGGGGGGCGCGGTCACGTGCGGCGGGGGGGCGGGGCACGGTGAGCGGTGAGGTCACATGACAGAGGCGCGGGCCGGGGCGGCTGGGGCTGGTGGCGCGCGGGCGGCGGAGGGGCACGCACCATGGTGAGTGCGGGGGGGCGGCGGTCACAGCCACCGGGCCGGGACCCGACCCAACATCGCGTCCCCGCCACCCGGTATCTCCTCCCCGCTATCCCGTCCCGGTCACCCGGTATCCCGTCCCCGCCAACCGCCGCGCGCGTCCGTCCCCTCGCCCGCCGGCTGAGGCGGGGGCCTGGACCGGGCAGGGCGGTGCCGcgcctctccctccccacctgTAGCTCCGGGCTGTGCGTGAGGAGAACCGCCCCGCCGGGCGCGGTTTGCTCTCCCCTCGCTCCCGGTTCGGCCGCGGAGCTCCCGGTAACGCCACCCCCcactctccctctcccccccccgCCACAGTCCTGGCCGCCCCCTCCTCGGGCTACGTCACGCTGCCGCGCTGCTCCCCCGCCGCCCGCCTCCCCCCGAACGGCGGCCGGGCCTGGCGGCGTTCGCCATCGCCCCGCGGAGGGCGGGCTGGCCCGGGTGTGGGGGGCGGCCCGggcctggggagggctgggggaaCAGCGCTGGGGGAGGTGGGCGAAAAGCAAAGGTTTGAGGTGTTCTCAGTGTCACTTCTTGCGGAAGGCTCGGGGGGCTCTTCCGTGCGCACCGCTAATGGATTCAGTCGTGAAAGTtggcttctgtttttcctgctcagctgctgtcGGAGGGGTTTTGGGGGAAAAGTGCGTGCGGTAGTCCTGGAAACACCAGTGAGTTTCAGCAGAGCCACAAGGCAGCGTTTATCGTGACAGCGGCCGGTGGTGAGCCTGcggggctggggaaggaaggagcgGCCACTCTGTGCTTAGCAGGTTCGGCCTAGGCAGAGTGCTTGGTGTGCTGTCATgtagagatttaaaaaaatataaatcagcTAGAGCAGTGCACCTCCCGTCTCAAGCATGCGGTTCCTTAACgtgtgtctctgtctctgttgGACATGCGTAAGCTTTTTAGGGCTCCATGTGAAGCTGAGGCTGGGGTTTCTTCACTGTTCTATCAGCTGCTGAGAGCCCTACAAGTCCTTCAGTACAACTACAACACGGAACCAAATGCAGATTGATCAGTCCTGATACAGCCAATTCTTCAGCATCTTGTGTTTTGCATGAAATCAAGAACATAGTCTAGTGTTTGGCCAGCTTCTGAAAACCTTTGTTCTTggtcttctttttcttaagcTGTAAAATGTACCCACATAATGgcttaaaatactgtttattttatttagtttccCTACATCAGTATCTACAGTAGTTCCCCAGCAGTATCTTTGATAGAAACTAGAGGAGATACCAGCTGTTGATAGACTTAGTCCATATGTTCTTGTCCTCTCTGGATAAGATTGTGCTTAATCTCTAGAGGGTATGGTTAAAATACTTATATGCACTGTTCTGGCTGACTACTTTAAATGATGGAACAGGTTCATAATTTGGAAAGCACCATGAGACCACCTTGTTACTATGTTTGCTTTAAGATAGTGTGCTTCCTTGCTTGCTTAGGAGATGGGGAGGGCTTCACACCAGGTTTAGTGAAGTGCTGTCTGCTTTAGTACATCAAAGCAGATTAGTGCCTATTTCTTAGGAGAAAACGTGGGCTTTTGTATTAATCTTGCAGATTTCTCTATGCAGCCACTAAagtgttttgcagcttttttttttgtgccaaGAATGTTTGTGCGAGGTTGAAGGATGGTCTCAGTTTCTTCTGTTTGATGGTGGTCAAAAGTTAGTGCCTAGGGAATGCTGTTGGAAGGGGAGGGCAATGCTGGGTAAACTTTCAACATGGGCTCTCTCTGATAGCAGTGGTGTAGCTGGCAGCCTCTTGAACCTGCTGGtgttctcttccttttctaagGCAATGGTGGGACACAGGGAGAGGCAGCAAATAGAAGTACCTGTTCTCCACTGCCAGCCTAGGGGATGCTTTAGGCCTTGTGTTATATatgctgttgtttcttttcacCCTCCTTTGCTGTTATTCCTCTTCTGATCATCCtcattgctgctgtttctgcagtgaTTTCTAGTGGGTATAAAGCAATGTATAGGGGTTATTCAactgggcttgttcagcctggaggagactgtGAGCTGACCTTAtggcagccttccagtatcttaagggggcctacaagaaagctggggcaggGTTTTTTACACGGGTGTGTAGaaagaggacaaggagaaataatttcaaacttgaagagggaagatttaagttagacattagaaagaaattcttcgGTGGAGGGCGATGAGACagtggagcaggttgcccaaggCAGCTGTggcctggaagtgttcaaagccaggctggatggtgccttgagcaacctggtgtggtggaagctgtccctgcccatgcaggggagttggaactagatgatctttaagatcccttccaacccaagccattctatgattctgtaagatttttttacCATAATACCTGACATTCTTAACCAGATggaataaatttattaaaaagattttaagtgtggtttaaaaattatatttttaaagttcagtCAGTGATTAGAAACTTTGCAGTGACAGAAACCGAAGTTGTGTTTGCAACAGTAATGATTTGACTATTTGTATTTTAGGGTCCTAGTACTAATGGAAATTATGCTGCGTTcttttttataaacatttttttaagagctgtCACTGCTTGTTACTGACCTTATTTCAGTTACTTGCTGGATAACAACTGTCTTTTGTCACTACTGTTTCTTGAGTCTCTAATAAATAatggctttgcaacttcatgGGAGCACAGATGTTTTCCCTTTATAAAGTATATCTGCAAGTAAATACCACATTTAAAATGGATTGTCCACTGTGTAGTAAAGTACCTAATTCTTGTTATCCCAGAGTTTTCTTGGAGGCCTTTTTGTTCCTGCTTACGAGATTGATGTTGTTCTTAATGATGCTGAAACACggaaaacagcagaaatcaaaacagaagATGGTAAagtagaaaagcattttctcttctACGATGGAGAATCTGTTTCAggaaaggtaattttttttaagtgactgtCAATTACTAATTCTGGCATACAGATGGATTTGggaaatttaatgaaaaactgaTATAAAAAATGGGTACAATTTCAGCTTGTGATATTACTCAAAGATGAAACTGTTTTCCTCTATGTCAtctttttaacactttttaagAGTTGTCCTAGATGTCATCAATCAGGCAACTGATAAAATAGGACTTCTGAACAGTAGCTGTTTTTGCTTCTGGTCACCTTGTATTTATGAATCACCTTTTTGTAAAACTGTGTGCAATCCAGTCATTGCTTCTGAGAAGAAGGCTATTCCAAACTGGAtccccctgcttccccttcAACTCCAAAATCCACAGTCTGAGAAGGTGTAACAGTAATTTTTGGCTGGTGCATCCAACCTGCTTTGCATACCCTGAAGCCAAGCCTTGTGTTTCATGGCCTGAAGTGGTTTCTGGAATTGCATCAGAGGAGTAGTGAATTAAGTTCAGCTGGCTGTGGGCTCAACAAGAGTTTTTCTTGTcggagaaaaaatgaaattgagCTTGCCAAACGGATTCCTCTACTTTCAGTATTGCACCTAGGAACTCCTTGCCATCATTTTGGTTTAACTGGAGCCATTCTCATTCACTGAATATATCTATATGGTTTGCATTTCCTTCAAGAAACATGAGGCAGGTTTTGGTTTCTGAGATTGACTTCTAAATACCTACTGTGATCTTGACCAACCTGTTGTCATTGGTTGACAGATATTGTCATATCTTAAGATATCTTTCCATGCTAAGACCTTTCTTCTccatgaagaaaggagaggaagatcCTTTCATGGACGTGAAACTCTGACAAGATGGGCCTCAAACTTAGGAAACTGAGAGAACTAGCCTTGAAATGTACATTGGTCTGGGCACTTCTTGCTTGAATCAGCTATGGCTGAAGGGGTGCCTGATGGGTTTTGGCTAATAAAAGCCAGGTGGGATGACAAGGTTTGGAAGACCAGTAATTTACTGGGCAGCTTCCTCCtacctctctcctctttcttttctccacagAGATTCAACTGGTTTACTTCCTACTCAGTTATCAACTATGCACTTTATTTTAATGTACAGGAATTTCTCTGGTCATGTGACCTCATAAGGAAATGTTATATACTTTCCTTAGAAAGTAACCTTATAGAACCTTCTTGTGAGGCAAAGTCTGATAGAATCAAATACATAAATGCCAATCTTGATAGTAGGTTTTATtatctgttatttttcattgaCTTCTTCAACACCAATACTTAACTGGCTGCTGAGGAAAGGACTTCAGTTCACTTGACTTGAAAGGAATGCGTTTCATGAGCATTCCTGTTTCCAAATGTGACTGACAGATGATGATTGAAGTTCTCTGCCTTCCAAGATGGCAAATGGGGTCAAGACTGGTTTATATGAACTCTACTGAAGTTGGATTCTTAATTTTAAGACTTGAAAGTTTCAAGCTTATTTgttaaattcagttttgtgGATGAGtagatttttcttaaatgcttttATGGCCCCTGGTAATGCTTAATTTCATAATCAGCTGTTTGATTTGGTTGCCTTCAGGCTTTTCATAGGTGTGTAATTATGTTCTTTCTACTAAGATCATGTATTGAAGTGAATGTGTAGAAAAGTTTTAactggtgtggtttttttgccttggtAGGTTAATGTCTCCTTTAAGCAGCCTGGGAAGAGACTAGAACACCAAGGAATTAGAATTGAATTTGTGGGACAAATTGGTGAGTTTTGAAGCTATAGAAGGTGTTAGGTGTGTGTGGTTTATGGAACTTGGAACTTGTGACTGTCAGCAGTTTGGCTTAAACATTGCAGACTGATCAGGTTAGTGAATGGCAAGTGCCAAAGGAAGTTTACATCCTACTCATCCTGCTTAGTATTAATTTGTGCTAGTCAGAAAATTACTGGGAGTAAGATATGTAGAGAACTGGGATGGTGAGTATTCTGTCTTGGACTAATTAAGAGTTTGATAAAGAACCACTAGAGATTTCCAAACACTAAACTTGTGACCATAGTACACATGTTTTTTGCTTCATGTTATTTCTCactattaatttttatcttaaaCACCATCTTTCCTCTGACTATGAATGATGAATGACCCTGATGTAAAAGGCAAAATTGAAGcacttgattttctttctgcttctgccttgtttttcctgtctttaaGGTTTCAGGCCAAAATATCCAATGTACCTTTTGTGCCAGACTTTGAAATTCTTGTCTTTAATTCTGGTACTAAAAAAGAATCACAATAAAAGAATGATGGGGCAGTCTATAGGAAAATGCTTCTAAAGTAGTTCTTCTGGTTGGTTTTCTAAAACATAGTTTTATactgttaaaataatattgaagCTTCAGAGGATCTCTGTGCACTTCAGCAAGACGATGTAGTATTGATGTAAAAGTCATTTTTCTTATAACTGTATCTTGGTCTGGTTAGATTTGAACTATTAAAAAATTGATTATGTTTAACTTTCTACCTTTCAAAGTAATGTCTACACCCTTAGGCTGATGCTAAAATTTCTTCCATCTGTTAGAGGACTGTTAGCATTATTTGCTCATACATTTACATTATCAGCTCATACAATTGACTTTGgaatttcaagaaaattttatttctgatcattcagaaataaatgatCATTCTGATCATTCTGATCATTAAGTCTGAACTGCTACGTAGCAGCTATGACTGAGTTCTGATACTGCTGCTTTATGCTTTGGGGTTTTGATCAGTGGGACTGTAAAActctatttttaaagcagcagtgtGATGGGAAATAAAGATATAGAGGTAGAGAAACAACAGAGCTCATGTATGTCAGCTTCGTTTAGTTTGTTGTCCTCTGGAGCTGTACTGAATGTTCTTCACCTACTCTGCATATATTTTATTCTCTGACTTCAGTTTGGTGTAGTGTTTCTTGTACATTCTGTTGTGCTACCATTTAGAAATCCCCAGAGTTATGCAGGAGTGGTTTAAGCTACtgtttcttgtgctttttttgtgtcCTTTCAAGTTTTAATGTAGTAATACAAAAAGCAACCCAATAATGTGATCTGTCTCTGTGCCACTTGGGGACTAGCTCCAGTTGCAGGTCAAAGACACATTTTAAATCAGCTCTTCAAagtacagggtttttttgactgGCACTAAAAGCATTGagtataaaaaatgaaataaactttGTATTATATAAATGCTTGTCATAGCAAATGAAGTACACCTTAGGTACTTTGTAGTCATGTTAGAAATAGGCAGTTACTGGTTAGTGTCAGTTTCTACCAAATTGGCAATGATAAACTGTGGAGTTGGTGTGTTTAGTTCAGTGTCTCTTCTGAAAACATCCCTCACTGTAAAACAAACTACCACTAATGTTCTTGGCTGGTATTTTAAGTTGTGAATTGTAAAGAAGGTTGTTTTTATATGGTAAagtgtttggatttttaatGGGACTTAGTTTTTTCTAACTTTCTCAGTTTTTATCTTGGTGAGGGTTGCATGACATCAGTGTAGGGATGAATAATAATGACACTGTTCTGGGAAGAGGAGATGCTGTTACTGTGAAACTGCTTATTTATTAAGATCTTGTTTCCAAATGACTTAGACTGGTGCTCATAAGCCATTTGATTGTAGAGCAGTAGTTATAATAAACCATTTGATAGGTGGTGGTAATCTCTGGGAGACCAGCTGGGATCATTGGTCTGTCCTAAATGAGCCAGTCTTGATGTTGGTTAGATTTTGTCCTGCTAATTACAGAGAATAGTTCTGATTCTTATTAAAGGTCCTTATTaaactgtcattaaaaaaaaataaaatgccatgCTAGTGAAGCAAGTATGTGTTCTGTTCATTTCAGCTGGCTCTTTAGGAATGCTTACTATAGGTtgctgaagctgaaaataaatttgaaactAAATAATACATTTGGTCAAATATGTGTAATGTAAGTCAGATTAGTTGCTTCTGTTGTCTTCTTCCACATGCTTCTGTCACAGTTAGACACAGTTTTATTTGCTAAAAATATATGctgaaacatgtttttattCTAACTTCTTCAACTTCAGAACTCTTCAATGACAAAAGCAATACCCACGAATTTGTAAACTTAGTGAAAGAACTGGCTTTACCTGGAGAACTGACCCAAAACAGAAGCTATGACTTTGAATTCATGCAAGTTGAGAAGCCATATGAATCCTACATGGGTGCCAATGTCAGACTGAGGTTTGTAGCTGTTAAGCCTTGCCTCCTGTCCTCATTTGCAGCAACTTGATAATATAGCAGTTATTctgctccctcttcccctttcctcctttGCATGTAACAGCCTGTAGCTAGTGTGCCTTGATTGGAATTGGTGAAGTCATTAATTGCTTGGTATTGTTTGTATAGATCAAAATTCTTTCAGTTCAATCAAGTGAAGACAGTCCCTGTATCTCcctaaagaaaaaagcaaaaaaaccccaaacaaacaaaaaacccgaTAAAGAACCTCAACAAAAACACAACCAGACATAACATCCCCACATTTCTACCTGTAAGCCTATTGTCTTCTGTTTTggtgttttattcattttttagtTATTCTTTCAAAGATTACTGGTACTTCAGATCATAAGGGCTTTCACTTGTGCaattctgaaaaattacaaCTAACTTGGTGGCTTTATTCCTAGGTATTTTCTAAAGGTGACAATAGTGAGACGGCTGACAGACTTAGTGAAAGAATATGATCTGATTGTTCACCAACTTGCTACCTACCCAGATGTCAACAACTCCATTAAAATGGAAGTAGGCATTGAAGACTGTCTTCATATAGAGTTTGAATACAATAAGTCAAAGTAAGTGTCTCTTGGAACAAAACACATTCAAGTAAATATCTCAGGATAAAAAGGTGGTGTATGTAATCTTTGAACAGCCTGGCACCTGGAGACTTAGAACGTAAAGCAACTTTCTCAGTGATTATTGTGTTGAGCTGGTTACTTAATAAGTACACAGTGGAGGTATATTTGTGTCTTTTGCCTTCAATACTAATAGGAAGGCCACtagcaaatatttaaaactagatttctgcatttgtttttcaataAAACTATAGTACTTCCTTTACTATTAACTGCAATGATGGAAAGGTGCTAATTGGACAAGTATGACTGAGGTTCTTGGCTCAGTTTGAAAGTAAGCTGTGAGTAATTAACAGTCAGTAAGGATAAATGTGTAATGTGTATTGAAGGAGGTGTAAGAgttgtattatttatttaatgtaaacCCCCATTCTGTTCTTTTGAAGGTATCACTTAAAGGATGTGATTGttggaaaaatttattttctcttagtGAGAATAAAAATTCAGCACATGGAGTTGCAGCTGATCAAAAAGGAGATAACTGGAATTGGTAAGAGAAATGAAGTTCAAAAGAGATGGCAACTTGTGTGCTGGTTGAGCCTTATGCAAACCTGGAGGGTGAAGTCAGTAGTTGCAGCTTTGGCTAAACTGATGCTCCATGTGCTGCTTTCTCACTGGTGTTTGACTACCATTTG
Protein-coding regions in this window:
- the SRGN gene encoding serglycin, translated to MPARMQLLIRCNGRIFLAVCLILFVGYTAQGAPVQKARYKRVRCRPDAWSANCIEEKGPWFYMPTGGANRILPPMADPSLMKRYQELSDTFPLSDEESGSGSNAMAEAEPASGSGLGDGFSFSKENLPAVLAGLQGGELKQKLTEEDLFL
- the VPS26A gene encoding vacuolar protein sorting-associated protein 26A isoform X1, giving the protein MSFLGGLFVPAYEIDVVLNDAETRKTAEIKTEDGKVEKHFLFYDGESVSGKVNVSFKQPGKRLEHQGIRIEFVGQIELFNDKSNTHEFVNLVKELALPGELTQNRSYDFEFMQVEKPYESYMGANVRLRYFLKVTIVRRLTDLVKEYDLIVHQLATYPDVNNSIKMEVGIEDCLHIEFEYNKSKYHLKDVIVGKIYFLLVRIKIQHMELQLIKKEITGIGPSTTTETETIAKYEIMDGAPVKGESIPIRLFLAGYDPNPTMRDVNKKFSVRYFLNLVLVDEEDRRYFKQQEIILWRKAPEKLRKQRTNFHQRFESPESQASAEQPEM
- the VPS26A gene encoding vacuolar protein sorting-associated protein 26A isoform X2 — encoded protein: MQVEKPYESYMGANVRLRYFLKVTIVRRLTDLVKEYDLIVHQLATYPDVNNSIKMEVGIEDCLHIEFEYNKSKYHLKDVIVGKIYFLLVRIKIQHMELQLIKKEITGIGPSTTTETETIAKYEIMDGAPVKGESIPIRLFLAGYDPNPTMRDVNKKFSVRYFLNLVLVDEEDRRYFKQQEIILWRKAPEKLRKQRTNFHQRFESPESQASAEQPEM